AACGGCAAGCTGGAGGATAAATCCTATGATGATGGCGCCAACCAAATACTTATTGGAGAACAAGCCAATCTGAGCTATTGACTTTGTAGAATGTCTCATTGACAGTGAATAGAATAGTTGGGACACTGCCAGAACTACAAAAGCCATGGTTCTGCCATGGGTCAGCACATCTTCAGGTATGTCCTTTGACCCTAATTGGTAGCCAAACTCCTGCAAGCCATAGTAGAAGGCAGCCAGGGTAACCACCCCGATCAACATACCCCCAAGTACCGCTCTCCAGGCAGTTCCCCCGGCAAAGAAGCTTTCTTTGGGGTTTCTCGGCTTCTTCTTCATCACATCCTTATCCCCGGGATCCACGCCAAGGGCTATAGCCGGCAGTGTATCTGTAATGAGGTTTATCCATAGAATCTGTGTGGGCAATAATGGAACAGGCCAGAAAAACAACACGGAAGCAAATACCGCCACCACTTCTCCCAGGTTACAGGAAAGAAGAAAAACCACAGATTTCTTAATGTTGTTGTAGATGTTTCTGCCTTCCTCTATGGCGTGCACAATGGTTGTAAAATTATCATCAGTGAGAATCATATCACTGGCACCCTTGGCAACGTCAGTGCCTGTAATGCCCATAGCTACGCCAATATCTGCATTTTTCAGTGAAGGTGCATCGTTAACTCCGTCTCCTGTCATGGACACTATGTTTCCCTGTGCTTGATAGGCCTTGACGATCTTAACCTTGTGTTCTGGGGATACCCTGGCAAATACCCTATAGTTATTTATTCTTTTGGTGAGTTCCTCTTCCGCTAGCTCATCTATTTCAGCACCGGTAATACTTTGCTCCATTGAGGAGGCAATACCCAGTTCCTTTGCTATGGCAACCGCGGTATTTTTATGATCCCCTGTAATCATGACAGGTGTAATACCAGCCCTTTTAGCTGTGGCTATGGAATCCTTTACCTCCAGTCTGGGCGGGTCAATCATGCCCACAAGGCCAATAACAGTTAGATCCTGTTCCATTTCATCAGGACCGATCAAATTATCCACGTCTTTATAGGCTACCCCTAGGATGCGCAAGGCATTGTCGGACATTTCTTCAGCAATCCTGAGGTAGTTTGCTTTCAATTCTTCTGTTAAAGGCACCACAGCGCCATTAACCAGAGCATATTTTGATATCTTTAGGATATTGTCTATGGCGCCTTTGGTATGGACTCTATAGCCCTTTTCAACCTGATTCAGGGTAGACATTAACTTACGGTCGGAATCAAAGGGCTTTTCGCCAACTCTCTGATAGGTCGCATGTAGTTTTTTTCTGGACAGATTATATTTTTCCCCCAGTGCTACCAGGGCAACTTCTGTAGGGTCCCCCGTACCTTCCCCATTCTCATAGGTAGCATCAGAGCATAAAACAAAGGATTTGATCAACTCCCTTTCGTCTGGCTCCGGGGTAAAGCCTGTTCCCTCGGTGGGAACACTCTTCAGATTATTCATAGTGTAAAACTTTATTACTGTCATCTTATTTTGAGTCAGGGTCCCAGTCTTGTCTGAGCAAATAATATTAACAGAACCTAAAGTTTCAACCGCCGGCAGCTTCTTCACGATGGCATTGCTCTTCGACATTCTGGTTACGCCAAGGGCAAGCACAATGGCAACAATGGCGGGAAGTCCTTCCGGGATAGCCGCTACGGCTAAACTTATGGCAGTCAGGAATATTTCAAACAAATCCCTCTTTTGAAAGAAAGCGATTATAAATATTAGGGCACA
This region of Desulforamulus ferrireducens genomic DNA includes:
- a CDS encoding cation-translocating P-type ATPase; this translates as MWFAKSREEVLQELNVNPATGLSAEEAKARLEKHGANKLKGKPKKSLISLFFAQLQDMLIYVLLAAAVITVLIGEYVDAIIILLVVLLNAVIGVFQESKAEKAIEALQKMTAPKTLVRRDGEVREISSEEIVPGDIVIVDAGRYIPADLRLLVTANLQIEESALTGESVPTEKNADDVHEDSHTPIGDQSNMAFMSTLATYGRGEGIVVATAMETEIGKIAQVLDEDIEEMTPLQKRLEELGKTLGFIAIGICALIFIIAFFQKRDLFEIFLTAISLAVAAIPEGLPAIVAIVLALGVTRMSKSNAIVKKLPAVETLGSVNIICSDKTGTLTQNKMTVIKFYTMNNLKSVPTEGTGFTPEPDERELIKSFVLCSDATYENGEGTGDPTEVALVALGEKYNLSRKKLHATYQRVGEKPFDSDRKLMSTLNQVEKGYRVHTKGAIDNILKISKYALVNGAVVPLTEELKANYLRIAEEMSDNALRILGVAYKDVDNLIGPDEMEQDLTVIGLVGMIDPPRLEVKDSIATAKRAGITPVMITGDHKNTAVAIAKELGIASSMEQSITGAEIDELAEEELTKRINNYRVFARVSPEHKVKIVKAYQAQGNIVSMTGDGVNDAPSLKNADIGVAMGITGTDVAKGASDMILTDDNFTTIVHAIEEGRNIYNNIKKSVVFLLSCNLGEVVAVFASVLFFWPVPLLPTQILWINLITDTLPAIALGVDPGDKDVMKKKPRNPKESFFAGGTAWRAVLGGMLIGVVTLAAFYYGLQEFGYQLGSKDIPEDVLTHGRTMAFVVLAVSQLFYSLSMRHSTKSIAQIGLFSNKYLVGAIIIGFILQLAVTSLPFLANAFSLQMLSARDWGLAVMFALLPLVINEIVKSTGRSQEKGSQN